Proteins found in one Salvia splendens isolate huo1 chromosome 10, SspV2, whole genome shotgun sequence genomic segment:
- the LOC121753108 gene encoding protein LATERAL ROOT PRIMORDIUM 1-like encodes MWPSAATRLPPEFFFVAPASSFHHHPNPESAINFDPHSLNPSNAIGVGVIPLLTAVGSGGGDTADEDLFNRSRGGGGGGGGMQLWQHHQQGQNSSAYLIKPMALEHPNLLPSSGGGGATSSSSACQDCGNQAKKDCQHRRCRTCCKSRGYDCTTHFKSTWVPAARRRERQLLATAGSSQSTSGTKKPRLGAASQTTTASHTSTSNTNQARSFDTTSSHQDAGMKESLPGQVRAPAVFKCVRVTAVDDGEDEYAYQAVVKIGGHVFKGFLYDQGVEGREGLPNLSELHLGGGNGDSSSPPVNLDHHASNIYGGASGGGFLGGSNYGNPIN; translated from the exons atGTGGCCCTCCGCCGCCACGCGCCTCCCCCCGGAGTTCTTCTTCGTCGCGCCCGCTTCTTCCTTCCACCACCACCCCAACCCCGAGTCCGCGATCAATTTCGACCCCCATTCGCTCAATCCCTCCAATGCCATCGGCGTCGGCGTGATCCCCCTCCTCACCGCCgtcggcagcggcggcggcgacacGGCGGATGAGGATTTGTTCAACCGCAGccgtggaggaggaggaggcggcggcgggaTGCAATTGTGGCAGCATCATCAGCAGGGACAGAATTCGTCAGCTTATTTGATCAAACCTATGGCTCTCGAGCACCCCAATCTCCTCCCAAGCAGCGGTGGTGGAGGTGCGACTTCTTCCTCCTCCGCCTGCCAAGACTGCGGCAACCAAGCGAAGAAAGACTGCCAACATAGAAGGTGTCGAACCTGCTGCAAAAGTAGAGGCTACGACTGCACCACCCACTTCAAAAGCACCTGGGTCCCCGCCGCCCGCCGCCGCGAGCGCCAGCTCCTCGCCACCGCCGGCTCCTCCCAGTCCACCTCCGGCACCAAGAAGCCCCGCCTCGGCGCCGCCTCCCAGACCACCACCGCCTCCCACACCTCCACCTCCAACACCAATCAGGCCCGGAGCTTCGACACCACCTCCAGCCATCAAG ATGCGGGGATGAAGGAGTCGCTGCCGGGGCAGGTGCGGGCGCCGGCGGTGTTCAAGTGCGTGAGAGTGACGGCGGTGGACGACGGCGAGGATGAATACGCTTATCAAGCGGTGGTGAAGATAGGCGGGCATGTGTTCAAAGGGTTTCTATATGATCAAGGAGTTGAAGGGAGAGAGGGGCTCCCAAATCTATCTGAATTGCATTTGGGAGGCGGCAATGGGGACTCATCATCGCCGCCGGTGAATCTCGATCATCATGCTTCTAATATATACGGCGGCGCATCGGGTGGCGGGTTTCTTGGTGGATCCAATTATGGTAACCCGATCAACTGA